The following coding sequences lie in one Peromyscus maniculatus bairdii isolate BWxNUB_F1_BW_parent chromosome 3, HU_Pman_BW_mat_3.1, whole genome shotgun sequence genomic window:
- the LOC107399557 gene encoding uncharacterized protein LOC107399557 isoform X2 yields the protein MARTREVGVGGQKGGASPRRGGGGPGAEGGRHYCVGGLAGLGLRESLSAGGRRPPLPRRRQRRRQRQLTQPAARAETPLTARGFPVPAPGARGTRPLPPRHWPLRPPPHTYWPARRQSAEAAGGRLKKRLCSGAPAPQRASARLFLKERTVLV from the coding sequence ATGGCCCGTACccgtgaggtgggggtgggggggcagaaaGGCGGAGCGAGCCCaaggcggggagggggagggccagGGGCGGAGGGGGGCCGGCACTACTGTGTTGGCGGACTGGCGGGACTAGGGCTGCGTGAGTCTCTGAGCGCAGGCGGGCGGCGGCCGCCCCTCccccggcggcggcagcggcggcggcagcggcagctcACTCAGCCCGCTGCCCGAGCGGAAACGCCACTGACCGCACGGGGATTCCCAGTGCCGGCGCCAGGGGCACGCGGGACACGCCCCCTCCCGCCGCGCCATTGGCCTCTCCGCCCACCGCCCCACACTTATTGGCCAGCTCGCCGCCAATCAGCGGAGGCTGCCGGGGGCCGCCTAAAGAAGAGGCTGTGCTCTGGGGCTCCGGCTCCTCAGAGAGCCTCGGCTAG
- the LOC107399557 gene encoding uncharacterized protein LOC107399557 isoform X1 → MARTREVGVGGQKGGASPRRGGGGPGAEGGRHYCVGGLAGLGLRESLSAGGRRPPLPRRRQRRRQRQLTQPAARAETPLTARGFPVPAPGARGTRPLPPRHWPLRPPPHTYWPARRQSAEAAGGRLKKRLCSGAPAPQRASARWMSPPISPDVSYISPG, encoded by the exons ATGGCCCGTACccgtgaggtgggggtgggggggcagaaaGGCGGAGCGAGCCCaaggcggggagggggagggccagGGGCGGAGGGGGGCCGGCACTACTGTGTTGGCGGACTGGCGGGACTAGGGCTGCGTGAGTCTCTGAGCGCAGGCGGGCGGCGGCCGCCCCTCccccggcggcggcagcggcggcggcagcggcagctcACTCAGCCCGCTGCCCGAGCGGAAACGCCACTGACCGCACGGGGATTCCCAGTGCCGGCGCCAGGGGCACGCGGGACACGCCCCCTCCCGCCGCGCCATTGGCCTCTCCGCCCACCGCCCCACACTTATTGGCCAGCTCGCCGCCAATCAGCGGAGGCTGCCGGGGGCCGCCTAAAGAAGAGGCTGTGCTCTGGGGCTCCGGCTCCTCAGAGAGCCTCGGCTAG ATGGATGTCTCCTCCGATATCACCTGATGTATCTTACATATCGCCAGGCTGA